A DNA window from Streptomyces bacillaris contains the following coding sequences:
- a CDS encoding ABC transporter permease, whose translation MPDATKTSAAPESAEEAKAASAKGTNSPVKEMAKPRSLLQDAVRDLVRRPLFLIPSGIILVLVAMAAFPSLFASADPQLCELGRSLQKPSADAWFGYDARGCDVYARTIYGTRTSITVGVLATLGSALIALVFGLVAGFYGKWIDAIISRGIDIVMGIPFLVGAIVILNSFRDDDGFRIGGIWGVLTALTVLGWMSMARIMRSTAMQTKQADYVTAARSLGASTGRLMFRHVLPNALTPLIVLATISLGVIISAEATLSFLGVGIQEPTISWGVMINQSLGRIRESLHPLLFPAGFVSITVLAFIMLGDAVRDALDPKLR comes from the coding sequence ATGCCTGACGCAACCAAGACTTCCGCAGCCCCGGAGTCCGCCGAGGAGGCCAAGGCCGCATCGGCGAAGGGCACCAACTCCCCTGTGAAGGAGATGGCCAAGCCGCGCAGCCTCCTCCAGGACGCCGTCCGCGACCTCGTGCGCCGGCCGCTCTTCCTGATCCCCTCGGGCATCATCCTGGTGCTCGTCGCGATGGCCGCGTTCCCGTCGCTGTTCGCCAGCGCCGACCCGCAACTGTGCGAACTGGGCCGCTCGTTGCAGAAGCCCAGCGCCGACGCCTGGTTCGGTTACGACGCCCGTGGCTGCGACGTCTACGCCCGTACGATCTACGGCACCCGGACCTCGATCACCGTCGGTGTCCTCGCCACCCTGGGCTCGGCCCTCATCGCCCTGGTCTTCGGCCTCGTCGCCGGGTTCTACGGCAAGTGGATCGACGCGATCATCTCGCGCGGCATCGACATCGTGATGGGCATTCCCTTCCTCGTCGGCGCCATCGTCATCCTCAACAGCTTCCGTGACGACGACGGGTTCCGCATCGGCGGCATCTGGGGCGTGCTCACCGCGCTCACCGTGCTCGGCTGGATGAGCATGGCCCGCATCATGCGCTCCACCGCCATGCAGACCAAGCAGGCCGACTACGTCACCGCTGCCCGGTCGCTCGGTGCCTCCACCGGCCGGCTGATGTTCCGCCACGTGCTGCCGAACGCACTGACCCCGCTGATCGTGCTGGCGACCATCTCGCTCGGTGTGATCATCTCGGCCGAGGCGACGCTCAGCTTCCTCGGTGTCGGCATTCAGGAGCCGACCATCTCCTGGGGCGTCATGATCAACCAGTCGCTGGGGCGCATCCGCGAGTCGCTGCACCCGCTGCTCTTCCCGGCCGGCTTCGTCAGCATCACCGTGCTGGCGTTCATCATGCTCGGCGACGCGGTGCGCGACGCCCTCGACCCCAAGCTGCGCTGA
- a CDS encoding ABC transporter permease, translating into MGRYVARRLLQMLPVIIGTTFLVFALVTAMGGDPVQNLYGERPVPESIRVALTAQYHLDDPLPIRYGYYLAGLVQGDFGTSLSGSRPISEMIADAWPETLRIAGIAFVFEMIIGVAAGVMAGMRRGKFLDNLVLLSTLTVIAVPIFVLGQVSQIFLGVKAGIFPVSGTNEGFVSYLLPGLVLGSVSLAYIARLARASVAENLRMDYVRTAKAKGLSPSRITGIHVLRNSLIPVVTYLGADLGTLMGGAIVTERIFNIPGVGYNLFKAIQIEDGPALVGFVTLLVIVYVVMALVVDLLYAVLDPRIRYA; encoded by the coding sequence ATGGGCCGCTACGTCGCAAGACGGCTGCTCCAGATGCTCCCGGTCATCATCGGGACCACCTTTCTGGTCTTCGCTCTCGTCACCGCCATGGGCGGTGACCCGGTACAGAACCTGTACGGAGAGCGTCCTGTTCCGGAAAGCATCAGAGTTGCGCTGACCGCGCAGTACCACCTGGACGACCCCCTGCCGATCCGCTACGGCTACTACCTCGCGGGTCTGGTCCAGGGTGATTTCGGGACGAGCCTCAGTGGCTCCCGTCCCATCAGCGAGATGATCGCCGACGCGTGGCCGGAGACCCTCCGCATCGCCGGTATCGCCTTCGTCTTCGAAATGATCATCGGTGTCGCCGCCGGTGTGATGGCGGGCATGCGGCGCGGAAAGTTCCTGGACAACCTGGTCCTGCTCTCCACGCTGACCGTCATCGCTGTCCCGATCTTCGTCCTCGGGCAGGTCAGCCAGATCTTCCTGGGCGTCAAGGCCGGCATCTTCCCCGTCTCGGGGACCAACGAAGGTTTCGTCAGCTACCTTCTGCCGGGCCTTGTCCTCGGTTCCGTCTCGCTCGCCTACATCGCGCGCCTCGCGAGAGCCTCCGTGGCGGAGAACCTGCGGATGGACTACGTGCGTACGGCCAAGGCGAAGGGCCTCTCCCCGTCCCGGATCACCGGGATCCACGTCCTGAGGAACTCGCTGATCCCCGTGGTCACCTACCTCGGCGCGGACCTCGGAACGCTCATGGGCGGGGCCATCGTCACCGAGCGGATCTTCAACATCCCCGGTGTCGGCTACAACCTCTTCAAGGCGATCCAGATCGAGGACGGACCGGCGCTCGTCGGCTTCGTGACCCTCCTCGTCATCGTCTACGTGGTGATGGCGCTCGTCGTGGACCTGCTCTATGCCGTGCTTGACCCGAGGATTCGCTATGCCTGA
- a CDS encoding peptide ABC transporter substrate-binding protein, whose amino-acid sequence MRGSKMVGCAIVVALAATACGGSGGDSESKGSSGGGFSMNIAEPKRLVPQSTTESGGSQVLSGLFTPLVDFDAKNQPVLAAAESIESPDNKVWTVKLKDATWHDGKPVTAKDYVGAWNWGAYGPNAADGNYFFGTIQGYDEMNPVDPDGEEGPKKAEEPKAKELSGLKVIDDKTFEITLKAPFAGYKSVLGYTVFYPMPESALTDLKAYEEAPIGQGPFQMDGKWNHDKFVKVKAYPDYKLGEKPKVDSVEFRIFQDQNTAYNDLLANNLDIVDQIPTEVMGTAPGELGDRFKTSQASTFQFVAFPTYDKKYSDARVRKAISMAIDRDEIIKVVFQDSQSSARSFVSPVVGGYREDTCGEACKFDPAAAKKLLAEAGGIEGNKINIGHNADGGHEQWINATCDQLKKNLGLDCVSQAVPKFAELLTQVENKKFSGMFRMGWIMDYPSMENYLGPLYSTGGSSNYYGYSNKDFDRLLQEGREAKTEAEAIQKWQAAEDILAKDMPVIPLRFGKNVFGHSTNVKNVEMNLFNQVELTKVEKS is encoded by the coding sequence ATGCGTGGTTCCAAGATGGTCGGGTGCGCGATAGTCGTCGCCCTGGCTGCGACCGCCTGTGGCGGTAGCGGTGGCGACAGCGAGAGCAAGGGCAGCTCCGGCGGCGGGTTCAGCATGAACATCGCCGAGCCCAAGCGCCTCGTCCCGCAGTCGACCACCGAGTCCGGTGGCTCGCAGGTCCTGTCGGGCCTGTTCACCCCGCTGGTCGACTTCGACGCGAAGAACCAGCCGGTTCTGGCCGCCGCCGAGTCCATCGAGAGCCCGGACAACAAGGTCTGGACGGTCAAGCTCAAGGACGCCACCTGGCACGACGGCAAGCCCGTCACCGCCAAGGACTACGTCGGCGCCTGGAACTGGGGCGCCTACGGCCCCAACGCCGCCGACGGCAACTACTTCTTCGGCACCATCCAGGGCTACGACGAGATGAACCCCGTCGACCCGGACGGCGAGGAGGGCCCGAAGAAGGCCGAGGAGCCGAAGGCCAAGGAGCTTTCCGGCCTGAAGGTCATCGACGACAAGACCTTCGAGATCACCCTCAAGGCCCCGTTCGCCGGCTACAAGTCCGTCCTGGGCTACACGGTCTTCTACCCGATGCCCGAGTCGGCGCTCACCGACCTCAAGGCGTACGAGGAAGCCCCGATCGGCCAGGGTCCGTTCCAGATGGACGGCAAGTGGAACCACGACAAGTTCGTGAAGGTCAAGGCCTACCCGGACTACAAGCTCGGTGAGAAGCCGAAGGTCGACTCGGTCGAGTTCCGGATCTTCCAGGACCAGAACACCGCGTACAACGACCTGCTCGCCAACAACCTCGACATCGTGGACCAGATCCCGACCGAGGTCATGGGCACCGCCCCGGGCGAGCTGGGCGACCGCTTCAAGACGTCGCAGGCCTCCACCTTCCAGTTCGTCGCCTTCCCGACGTACGACAAGAAGTACAGCGACGCGCGCGTCCGCAAGGCCATCTCGATGGCCATCGACCGTGACGAGATCATCAAGGTCGTCTTCCAGGACTCGCAGTCCTCCGCGCGTTCCTTCGTCTCCCCGGTCGTGGGCGGCTACCGCGAGGACACCTGTGGCGAGGCGTGCAAGTTCGACCCCGCCGCCGCCAAGAAGCTGCTCGCCGAGGCCGGTGGCATCGAGGGCAACAAGATCAACATCGGTCACAACGCCGACGGTGGCCACGAGCAGTGGATCAACGCCACGTGTGACCAGCTCAAGAAGAACCTGGGTCTCGACTGCGTGAGCCAGGCCGTGCCGAAGTTCGCCGAGCTGCTGACGCAGGTCGAGAACAAGAAGTTCTCCGGCATGTTCCGCATGGGCTGGATCATGGACTACCCGTCCATGGAGAACTACCTCGGCCCGCTGTACAGCACCGGTGGTTCCTCGAACTACTACGGCTACAGCAACAAGGACTTCGACCGCCTCCTCCAGGAGGGCCGCGAGGCCAAGACCGAGGCCGAGGCCATCCAGAAGTGGCAGGCCGCCGAGGACATCCTCGCCAAGGACATGCCGGTGATCCCGCTGCGCTTCGGCAAGAACGTCTTCGGTCACTCGACCAACGTCAAGAACGTCGAGATGAACCTGTTCAACCAGGTTGAACTCACCAAGGTCGAGAAGTCCTGA
- a CDS encoding SH3 domain-containing protein yields the protein MTVKSFDRVRAIGFRTVAASALTAAAVLGGTAAAQATAPAKAATAAPATVKAPAAAVKYCKYKVTTQAGVNVRSGPGTNYSIVGTYAYGQTFWAKAASVNGWRYISSARYVTTQHTAQVTSTPCQYS from the coding sequence ATGACCGTCAAGTCCTTCGACCGCGTCAGGGCCATCGGATTCCGTACCGTCGCGGCCTCCGCGCTGACCGCCGCCGCCGTGCTGGGGGGCACCGCGGCGGCGCAGGCGACCGCGCCGGCCAAGGCGGCCACGGCGGCTCCGGCCACCGTCAAGGCTCCGGCCGCGGCCGTGAAGTACTGCAAGTACAAGGTGACCACCCAGGCCGGCGTCAACGTCCGCAGCGGCCCGGGCACCAACTACTCGATCGTCGGCACGTACGCCTACGGCCAGACGTTCTGGGCCAAGGCCGCGAGCGTCAACGGCTGGCGCTACATCTCGTCGGCCCGCTACGTGACGACGCAGCACACCGCCCAGGTCACCAGCACGCCCTGCCAGTACAGCTGA
- the typA gene encoding translational GTPase TypA, whose product MPTRHDIRNVAIVAHVDHGKTTLVDAMLKQAGSFAAHAAESLDDRMMDSNDLEREKGITILAKNTAVKYHPKDGGDPITINIIDTPGHADFGGEVERGLSMVDAVVLLVDASEGPLPQTRFVLRKALAAKMPVILCINKTDRPDSRIAEVVDETYDLFLDLDADEDQIEFPIVYACARDGVASLTKPEDGTVPQDSENLEPFFSTILSHVPAPEFDEEAPLQAHVTNLDADNFLGRIALCRVEQGELRKGQTVTWIKRDGTMSNVRITELMMTEALTRKPAEVAGPGDICAIAGIPDIMIGETLADPENPIALPLITVDEPAISMTIGTNTSPLVGKGGKGHKVTARQVKDRLDRELIGNVSLRVLDTERPDAWEVQGRGELALAILVEQMRREGFELTVGKPEVVTKQIDGKTYEPIERMTIDSPEEHLGAITQLMATRKGRMETMTNHGSGWVRMEWIVPSRGLIGFRTEFLTQTRGTGIAHSIFEGHEPWFGELRTRHNGSLVADRAGSVTPFAMVNLQERGVIFTEAGTEVYEGMIIGENSRADDMDVNITKEKKLTNMRAASADTTENVVPARKLSLEQSLEFCREDECIEVTPETVRIRKVVLDQKDRARTASRAKR is encoded by the coding sequence ATGCCCACGCGCCACGACATCCGTAACGTAGCCATCGTCGCCCACGTCGACCACGGCAAGACCACGCTGGTCGACGCCATGCTCAAGCAGGCCGGCTCCTTCGCCGCGCACGCTGCCGAGTCGCTCGACGACCGCATGATGGACTCGAACGACCTGGAGCGTGAGAAGGGCATCACGATCCTCGCCAAGAACACGGCGGTGAAGTACCACCCCAAGGACGGCGGGGACCCGATCACGATCAACATCATCGACACCCCCGGCCACGCCGACTTCGGTGGCGAGGTCGAGCGCGGTCTCTCGATGGTGGACGCGGTCGTCCTGCTCGTCGACGCCTCCGAGGGCCCGCTGCCCCAGACCCGCTTCGTGCTGCGCAAGGCGCTGGCCGCGAAGATGCCGGTCATCCTCTGCATCAACAAGACCGACCGGCCCGACTCCCGGATCGCCGAGGTCGTCGACGAGACGTACGACCTGTTCCTGGACCTGGACGCCGACGAGGACCAGATCGAGTTCCCGATCGTCTACGCCTGCGCCCGTGACGGCGTCGCCTCGCTGACCAAGCCCGAGGACGGCACCGTCCCGCAGGACAGCGAGAACCTGGAGCCGTTCTTCTCCACGATCCTCTCCCACGTCCCGGCCCCCGAGTTCGACGAGGAAGCGCCGCTCCAGGCCCACGTCACCAACCTGGACGCCGACAACTTCCTCGGCCGTATCGCGCTCTGCCGCGTCGAGCAGGGCGAGCTGCGCAAGGGCCAGACCGTCACCTGGATCAAGCGCGACGGCACCATGTCCAACGTCCGCATCACCGAGCTGATGATGACCGAGGCGCTCACCCGCAAGCCGGCCGAGGTGGCGGGCCCGGGTGACATCTGTGCCATCGCCGGTATCCCGGACATCATGATCGGCGAGACGCTGGCCGACCCGGAGAACCCGATCGCGCTGCCGCTGATCACGGTCGACGAGCCGGCCATCTCCATGACCATCGGCACCAACACCTCGCCGCTCGTCGGCAAGGGCGGCAAGGGCCACAAGGTCACCGCCCGCCAGGTGAAGGACCGCCTGGACCGCGAGCTGATCGGTAACGTCTCGCTCCGCGTCCTGGACACCGAGCGCCCCGACGCCTGGGAGGTCCAGGGCCGTGGTGAGCTGGCGCTCGCCATCCTGGTCGAGCAGATGCGCCGCGAGGGCTTCGAGCTGACCGTCGGCAAGCCCGAGGTCGTCACCAAGCAGATCGACGGCAAGACGTACGAGCCGATCGAGCGCATGACGATCGACTCGCCCGAGGAGCACCTCGGCGCCATCACCCAGCTCATGGCGACCCGCAAGGGCCGTATGGAGACCATGACGAACCACGGCTCCGGCTGGGTCCGCATGGAGTGGATCGTCCCGTCCCGCGGCCTCATCGGCTTCCGTACGGAGTTCCTGACCCAGACCCGCGGCACCGGCATCGCGCACTCGATCTTCGAGGGCCACGAGCCGTGGTTCGGTGAGCTGCGCACCCGTCACAACGGTTCGCTGGTCGCGGACCGCGCCGGTTCGGTCACGCCGTTCGCGATGGTCAACCTCCAGGAGCGCGGTGTCATCTTCACCGAGGCCGGCACCGAGGTGTACGAGGGCATGATCATCGGTGAGAACTCGCGCGCCGACGACATGGACGTGAACATCACCAAGGAGAAGAAGCTCACCAACATGCGTGCGGCCTCCGCGGACACCACGGAGAACGTGGTCCCGGCCCGCAAGCTGTCGCTGGAGCAGTCCCTGGAGTTCTGCCGCGAGGACGAGTGCATCGAGGTGACCCCGGAGACCGTGCGTATCCGCAAGGTCGTCCTGGACCAGAAGGACCGCGCCCGCACCGCGTCCCGCGCCAAGCGCTGA